The Streptomyces sp. NBC_00670 genome window below encodes:
- a CDS encoding helix-turn-helix domain-containing protein, translating to MAGALALSPRSLQRRLAEEGTTWRDLVDSVRRDRAAALPAQGLSRKAVAARLGFADTRALRGALHRWHLSLVP from the coding sequence GTGGCCGGGGCGCTGGCGCTGAGCCCGCGGAGCCTGCAGCGCCGTCTGGCGGAGGAGGGCACCACCTGGCGGGACCTCGTCGACAGCGTGCGCCGCGACCGTGCCGCCGCGCTGCCGGCCCAGGGGCTGAGCCGGAAGGCGGTCGCGGCACGGCTCGGCTTCGCCGACACCCGTGCCCTGCGCGGCGCACTCCACCGCTGGCACCTGAGCCTCGTCCCGTAG
- a CDS encoding alkene reductase, translating to MTTQPLLQPVRLGALELPNSVVMAPMTRSRAHNAELTPTNLHATYYAQRAGAGLIVTEGTWVSPDAIGFINVPGIYTDTQTAGWAKVTEAVHEAGGRIVSQLGHVGAVSHPDHLGGRLPAGPSAVNPGEMSFTPSGPKDTLTPRAFTAAEIASTIADYRHAAENARRAGFDGVELHAQVSHLIPQFLNPRLNRRADAYGGSSEKRARFLLDVLDAVGDVWGSDRVGVKMSPLWTSGTAFTADEETLADYDQLLKRLNDNDLAYLHLQGAPGTLEERLTLFSRYRAHYQGSIIANLGFTQALGNEILAHGVVDAVSFGAPFIANPDLVERFTHGHPLAADDRDTHYAGQAEGYTDYPAHTAG from the coding sequence ACCCCCACCAACCTGCATGCCACCTACTACGCGCAGCGCGCGGGCGCGGGGCTGATCGTCACCGAGGGGACCTGGGTCAGTCCCGACGCGATCGGCTTCATCAACGTCCCCGGCATCTACACGGACACGCAGACCGCCGGCTGGGCGAAGGTCACCGAAGCCGTCCACGAGGCGGGCGGGCGGATCGTCTCCCAGCTCGGGCACGTCGGGGCGGTCTCCCACCCCGACCACCTCGGCGGCCGCCTGCCCGCCGGGCCCTCGGCCGTCAACCCCGGCGAGATGTCCTTCACCCCCTCCGGCCCGAAGGACACCCTCACCCCGCGCGCCTTCACCGCCGCCGAGATAGCGAGCACCATCGCCGACTACCGTCACGCCGCCGAGAACGCCCGCCGCGCCGGCTTCGACGGCGTGGAACTCCACGCCCAGGTCTCTCACCTGATCCCGCAGTTCCTCAACCCCCGCCTCAACCGGCGCGCCGACGCCTACGGCGGCAGCAGCGAGAAGCGGGCCCGCTTCCTCCTCGACGTCCTCGACGCCGTCGGCGACGTGTGGGGAAGCGACCGCGTCGGCGTGAAGATGTCCCCGCTCTGGACGAGCGGCACCGCCTTCACCGCGGACGAGGAGACACTCGCCGACTACGACCAGCTCCTCAAGAGGCTCAACGACAACGACCTGGCCTATCTGCACCTCCAGGGCGCCCCCGGCACCCTCGAGGAACGCCTCACCCTCTTCTCCCGCTACCGCGCCCACTACCAGGGCAGCATCATCGCCAACCTCGGCTTCACCCAGGCCCTCGGCAACGAGATCCTCGCCCACGGCGTCGTCGACGCGGTCTCCTTCGGCGCCCCCTTCATCGCCAACCCCGACCTGGTCGAACGCTTTACGCACGGCCACCCGCTGGCCGCCGACGACCGGGACACCCACTACGCCGGCCAGGCCGAGGGCTACACCGACTACCCCGCCCATACCGCCGGCTGA